One genomic region from Spirosoma sp. KCTC 42546 encodes:
- the pyrF gene encoding orotidine-5'-phosphate decarboxylase → MTYSELSNLIFQKQSYLCVGLDTDPRKLPQHLLTEPDPVFAFNKAIIDATADFAVAYKPNIAFYEAQGPRGWESLQKTLDYIPANCFTIADAKRGDIGNTSDLYARTFFDPAAAGLSFDSVTVAPYMGHDSVLPFLAYEGKWVILLALTSNTGSADFQRQQVGEQELFEIVIETAQTWAGTDKLMFVVGATQADELSRIRELAPDNFLLVPGVGAQGGSLQDVSRRGLTASGGLLVNASRSILYASDGVDFADRARDEARALQKEMATYLAAMQRN, encoded by the coding sequence ATGACATATTCAGAGTTAAGCAATCTGATTTTTCAAAAGCAGTCCTATTTATGCGTTGGGTTAGATACGGATCCTCGTAAACTTCCCCAACATCTATTGACCGAACCCGACCCGGTCTTTGCATTCAACAAAGCAATTATCGACGCTACTGCCGACTTCGCCGTAGCCTATAAACCTAATATTGCTTTCTATGAAGCGCAGGGGCCACGAGGTTGGGAAAGCCTGCAGAAAACCCTTGACTATATTCCCGCCAATTGCTTCACTATTGCTGATGCTAAACGGGGGGACATTGGGAATACCTCTGATTTGTATGCCCGCACCTTTTTCGACCCCGCAGCAGCTGGATTATCGTTTGATTCTGTTACGGTAGCTCCTTACATGGGCCATGATTCAGTACTACCTTTTCTGGCTTACGAAGGTAAATGGGTAATTCTTCTAGCGCTGACATCCAACACCGGCAGTGCTGATTTCCAGCGACAACAAGTTGGCGAACAGGAACTATTTGAGATTGTGATTGAAACTGCACAGACCTGGGCCGGAACGGATAAACTTATGTTTGTTGTAGGCGCAACCCAGGCTGACGAACTAAGTCGGATCAGAGAATTAGCTCCCGATAACTTTTTGCTTGTGCCCGGTGTGGGCGCACAAGGGGGGAGTCTTCAAGATGTTTCCAGACGAGGCTTAACGGCTTCGGGTGGTTTATTAGTAAACGCGTCAAGAAGTATTTTATATGCGTCCGATGGCGTGGACTTTGCTGATCGAGCAAGAGATGAAGCCAGGGCTTTACAAAAGGAAATGGCCACCTATTTAGCTGCTATGCAAAGGAACTAG
- the rfbC gene encoding dTDP-4-dehydrorhamnose 3,5-epimerase — MQVRQTAIDGLIELIPRVFEDERGHFFESYNKPLFVSLGLPMEFVQDNQSFSVKGVLRGLHMQNAPFAQGKLVRVITGQVLDVAVDLRPDSPTFGQYETFLLDAKLANMAYIPEGFAHGFVALEDSIFSYKCTNIYNKASESGIIWNDPDLNINWGVTNPIVSEKDQELKTLREVLPEAVV, encoded by the coding sequence ATGCAAGTTCGGCAAACAGCCATTGATGGCCTAATTGAATTAATTCCACGCGTATTTGAAGACGAGCGTGGACATTTCTTTGAGTCCTACAATAAACCGCTTTTCGTATCGCTGGGCTTGCCAATGGAGTTTGTACAGGACAATCAATCGTTCTCCGTAAAAGGTGTTCTGCGTGGATTGCATATGCAGAACGCACCCTTTGCTCAGGGAAAATTAGTGCGGGTTATCACGGGCCAGGTATTGGACGTAGCCGTTGACTTACGACCGGATTCGCCAACGTTTGGGCAATACGAAACTTTTTTGCTTGACGCCAAGCTAGCCAACATGGCTTATATACCGGAAGGTTTCGCTCACGGATTTGTAGCACTGGAAGACAGTATCTTCAGCTATAAATGCACAAACATTTATAATAAAGCCTCTGAATCTGGCATTATCTGGAATGATCCAGATCTAAATATTAATTGGGGCGTAACGAATCCAATCGTTTCAGAGAAAGATCAGGAACTGAAAACATTACGGGAAGTATTACCAGAGGCTGTAGTATAA